The region GGTCGCCCCTGGCAGAAAGGCCGGGAGCAAGCCCTTCTGGAAGGCCCGAATATTGCCAAAGCCTACGCCGCTGTGACCGGTGGCGACCCGCAGTCGGCAGCGGGCATTCTGGACAAGTACCGCAGCGAATACCGCGTTTCAATTGAAGACTTCGCGGACAATGTGAACACCTATATCGAGAAGCAGGCAAAAGAGGGTGGCCACAAAGAGTTCCGCCTGAACTTCTTTGTGGACGAGGTCGGCCAGTACATTGCCGACAACACCAAGCTGATGACCAACCTGCAAACCATTGCCGAGAGCCTCGCCACCAAGTGTCGGGGGCGGGCCTGGATTATCGTCACCGCCCAGGAAGAAATGAAAAACGTGGTTGGCGAAATGGGCAAGCAGCAGGGCCACGACTTCTCGAAAATTCAGGCACGGTTCAATAACCGTATGAAGCTGTCCAGTGCGGACGTGGCGGAGGTCATCCAGAAGCGCCTGCTAACCAAGACCGAAGAAGGCGTCAATCAGCTGTCGGACGTCTATCACGCACAGGCGAACAACTTCAAAACCCTGTTTGACTTCGCGGATGGATCGGCCACCTACCGGAACTTCCGGGACAGGGACCACTTCATCCACAGCTACCCCTTCGTCCCCTACCAGTTCGCGCTGTTTCAATCGGCGATCCAGAACCTGTCGCAGCACAACGCCTTCGAGGGTAAACACAGTTCCGTCGGTGAGCGCTCCATGCTGGGTGTTTTCCAGCAGGTGGCCATCCACATCGGCAACCATGAGGTGGGCCAGCTGGCCACCTTTGACCTGATGTTTGAAGGCATCCGCTCTGCACTGAAATCACAAATACAGCGGGCGATTATTCAGGCCGAGAACCACCTCGATAATGCCTTCGCCATCCGGCTGCTGAAGGCCCTGTTCCTGGTCAAATATGTCAAGGAATTCAAGCCCACGGTGCGCAACCTTTGCGTGCTGATGCTGGATGCCTTCGATCAGGATCTGCCGGCACTTCGCACCAAGGTCGAAGAAGCCCTGAGTCTTCTGGAGCAACAGACCTACATACAGCGCAACGGCGACCAGTACGAGTACCTGACGGACGAGGAAAAGGACGTCGAGCAGGAGATCAAGAACACAGAGGTTGAGTCATCGGACGTTGCGGACGAGTTGGAAAAGATCGTTTTCGACTTTGTCATAAAGCAGCGCAAGATCCGCTATGACGCCGGCTCCTCCCAAAACCAGGGACAGGATTATTCCTATTCGCGCAAACTGGATGATCGTCTGCATGGGCGTGAATACGAGCTCTCGATCAATGTCATCAGCCCGTTCCACGAGCATACTGACAACGAGCAGATGCTACGCACAGCCTCGACCTACAAGGCGGACGAGCTGTTTGTGCTCATGCCGTCGGACGAGCGCCTGGTGCGCGATCTGCTCATGTTCAAGCGCACCGAGAAGTACATCAAGCAGAACATTTCCGTTACCCAGCAGGAAGCCGTTAAGCGGATCCTGAATGACAAGGGCTTTCAGAACCGTGAGCGCGAGGCCAGGCTCCGGCAGCAGGTTCACACCCTCATTGGCAAGTCCAAGTTGCTCATTGGCGGCGCCGATGTGGAAGTGGCGAATGAGGACCCCCAGACCCGCATTATTCGGGGCTTCCATGAGCTGATCTCAAGGGCTTACCCCAACCTCCGCATGTTGCGCGGCGTTTCCTACACGGAAGGCGACATCAGCAATTGCCTCAACCGCACAGACGATGGCCTTTTCGGTAATGACGCCACGGCCCTGGCGGAATCCGAGCAAGAGGTGCTGGCATTCATTCAGAGCAACAATCGGGGCGGTGTCCGCACCACCCTCAAGAGCCTGCTGGAAAAGTTCGAACGCAAACCCTACGGCTGGTATTACGCCGCGATTCTCTGCACGCTGGCCAACCTTTGTGCCCGTGGCAAGGTGGAAGTTCGTCTCGACGGTAACATCCTGGAGGACAGCGAGTTGGAGCGCGCCCTGCGTAACACTCACGGCCACGGCAACGTGGTGCTGGAACCACAGATTGAGTTCACCGCCTCTCAGGTCCGAGCCCTCAAGTCGTTCTACGAGGACTTTTTCGACAGCCCGCCCCGCAGCAGCGAAGCCAAGGCCCTGGGTAAAGAGGCCGGCGAAGCCTTCCAGGA is a window of Marinimicrobium sp. C6131 DNA encoding:
- the brxC gene encoding BREX system P-loop protein BrxC, which codes for MTLKNIFLKPVDRPIEGVIKADDEASLRLEIEEYVLTNEVEKRLEEFLDAYNNYEGANGVWVSGFFGSGKSHLLKMLALLLENREMDGATTLDLFLPKCSENEILRGDLKRAVSIPAKSILFNIDQKADVISKTQIDALLAVFVKVFDEMCGYYGKQGHIAQFERDLDGRGLYEQFKAEYEAIAGRPWQKGREQALLEGPNIAKAYAAVTGGDPQSAAGILDKYRSEYRVSIEDFADNVNTYIEKQAKEGGHKEFRLNFFVDEVGQYIADNTKLMTNLQTIAESLATKCRGRAWIIVTAQEEMKNVVGEMGKQQGHDFSKIQARFNNRMKLSSADVAEVIQKRLLTKTEEGVNQLSDVYHAQANNFKTLFDFADGSATYRNFRDRDHFIHSYPFVPYQFALFQSAIQNLSQHNAFEGKHSSVGERSMLGVFQQVAIHIGNHEVGQLATFDLMFEGIRSALKSQIQRAIIQAENHLDNAFAIRLLKALFLVKYVKEFKPTVRNLCVLMLDAFDQDLPALRTKVEEALSLLEQQTYIQRNGDQYEYLTDEEKDVEQEIKNTEVESSDVADELEKIVFDFVIKQRKIRYDAGSSQNQGQDYSYSRKLDDRLHGREYELSINVISPFHEHTDNEQMLRTASTYKADELFVLMPSDERLVRDLLMFKRTEKYIKQNISVTQQEAVKRILNDKGFQNREREARLRQQVHTLIGKSKLLIGGADVEVANEDPQTRIIRGFHELISRAYPNLRMLRGVSYTEGDISNCLNRTDDGLFGNDATALAESEQEVLAFIQSNNRGGVRTTLKSLLEKFERKPYGWYYAAILCTLANLCARGKVEVRLDGNILEDSELERALRNTHGHGNVVLEPQIEFTASQVRALKSFYEDFFDSPPRSSEAKALGKEAGEAFQDMYHDLDRRVAQVDQYPFLNALKPALVALKEVAGKPYTWHLTELGKQEDQLLDLKEDVIDPIRKFMGGSQKDIYNQARSFLQSQEPNFIYVSGDEIEQIRTILNDPNCYKGNRIQQLKGQLDSLQERIDEKVQQTRAQAETSLKTMQERMQSMDEYQSLPEPRQEELNKPFRDLVDYLGRERLIAVIKERTRYFEEDGYQKLLGKMVALANQKSAPADDPDQPPGSQSEDQDNGGPHEVKESAADYVHTRNLRVAFDKAWLADEGDVDRYLNALREALLVEVQQGRKVQI